The Cloacibacillus sp. genome contains a region encoding:
- the yvcK gene encoding uridine diphosphate-N-acetylglucosamine-binding protein YvcK translates to MNAVLWILTFIIAFMLGGAAVYFIAPKRRRFWRRPAERHRIMSNALEYRLSLGPRVVAIGGGTGLSTLLGGLKGFTRNITAVVAVTDEGGSSGRLRQEWGMLPPGDIRNCIVALAENDSSLNSLLNFRFDRGELKGHSLGNLILLATTEMMGDFQRAVEELNKLLAIRGQVLPVTTDNVTLKGETTDGRLVSGELEISDNGSQLAKLWIEPADAEALTGVKQAFAEAEIIVLGPGSLFTSVLPNLLLSDMAKLLRDTKVPIVYIANLMTQPKETEGMNIVAHVDWITGVLGTVPDYVLANQSAIPAEFLSRYSKIGAEPLYLSAKEENYLESLGTTVVYGDYCEIRNGKYLRHNAQNLSETIMELIRENRKS, encoded by the coding sequence GTGAACGCCGTTCTCTGGATACTCACCTTCATAATAGCCTTTATGCTTGGCGGGGCGGCCGTCTACTTTATAGCGCCCAAACGGCGCAGATTCTGGAGGCGGCCCGCGGAGCGCCACCGCATCATGTCGAACGCCCTTGAGTACAGACTCTCGCTGGGGCCGCGCGTCGTCGCGATCGGCGGCGGCACGGGGCTTTCAACGCTGCTTGGCGGCCTTAAGGGCTTCACCCGGAATATCACGGCGGTGGTCGCCGTCACTGACGAGGGCGGCAGCTCCGGGAGGCTGCGCCAGGAGTGGGGCATGTTGCCCCCGGGAGATATCCGCAACTGTATCGTCGCGCTCGCGGAGAACGACAGCTCGCTGAACAGCCTGCTCAATTTCCGCTTCGACCGCGGCGAGCTTAAAGGGCACAGTTTGGGAAACCTCATCCTGCTCGCGACGACAGAGATGATGGGCGATTTCCAGCGCGCCGTGGAGGAGCTGAACAAGCTCCTCGCCATACGCGGGCAGGTGCTGCCCGTAACGACGGATAATGTGACGCTCAAGGGAGAGACCACTGACGGCAGGCTGGTCTCCGGCGAGCTTGAGATATCGGATAACGGCAGTCAGCTGGCGAAGCTATGGATAGAGCCTGCGGACGCCGAGGCGCTGACCGGCGTAAAACAGGCCTTCGCCGAGGCTGAGATCATCGTGCTCGGGCCCGGAAGCCTCTTCACCAGCGTGCTTCCGAACCTTCTGCTCAGCGATATGGCGAAGCTGCTTCGAGATACTAAGGTCCCCATCGTCTATATCGCGAATCTGATGACGCAGCCGAAGGAGACGGAGGGCATGAACATCGTCGCCCATGTCGACTGGATAACCGGCGTTCTGGGGACCGTCCCCGATTATGTGCTCGCTAACCAGTCCGCGATACCGGCGGAATTTCTTTCACGCTACAGCAAGATCGGCGCGGAGCCTCTATACCTCTCCGCGAAAGAGGAAAATTATTTGGAGTCGCTCGGAACGACGGTGGTCTACGGCGATTACTGTGAGATAAGAAACGGGAAGTACCTGCGGCATAACGCGCAGAACCTCTCGGAGACGATCATGGAACTTATCCGCGAGAACAGGAAGAGCTGA
- the whiA gene encoding DNA-binding protein WhiA, whose translation MEGLNHTIWDEWGALPVSQPVKDEAAGIIDGMSYNVEGEDYLFTSPRLFVVRRLMRLWGECEWSGPADGEGIRLIHTQQRGRIVFSIGRRAATEIFAVTNAMAKRTRNWNWVRGLFGSCGALYIPRAGYYLVIRPPAGKGSAERVQAILKSCGFTVGVRKKMECRELMLRDQQQIVTFLSRIGLVKTALDLEETAIYRSMRSHANKLVNCDAANINKSLEAARLQMELIRQMEDLGIVEELPAPLFELVMARKKNPSITLKELGQTLPRPISKSTVEYRWRKLETMLRKQSKGDDANVLRKGRR comes from the coding sequence ATGGAAGGTCTGAATCATACCATCTGGGACGAGTGGGGCGCGCTTCCGGTCTCCCAGCCGGTAAAAGACGAGGCGGCCGGAATCATCGACGGCATGAGTTATAATGTGGAGGGCGAAGATTATCTCTTCACCTCGCCCCGCCTCTTCGTCGTGCGGCGGCTGATGCGTCTCTGGGGAGAGTGCGAATGGAGTGGCCCGGCTGACGGAGAGGGCATCCGCCTTATCCACACGCAGCAGAGGGGCCGGATCGTATTCTCCATCGGCAGGCGCGCGGCGACGGAGATATTCGCCGTCACAAACGCGATGGCGAAGCGCACGCGAAATTGGAACTGGGTACGCGGTCTCTTTGGGAGCTGCGGCGCGCTCTATATACCGAGGGCGGGATATTATCTGGTCATCCGGCCGCCGGCGGGGAAGGGCTCCGCGGAGCGCGTTCAGGCGATATTGAAATCCTGCGGCTTCACGGTCGGCGTGAGAAAGAAGATGGAGTGCCGCGAACTGATGCTGAGAGACCAGCAGCAGATTGTCACCTTTCTCTCTCGCATAGGGCTCGTTAAGACGGCCCTCGACCTCGAGGAGACGGCGATTTACCGTTCGATGAGGAGCCACGCCAATAAGCTCGTGAACTGCGACGCCGCGAACATCAATAAGAGCCTGGAGGCGGCCCGCCTCCAGATGGAGCTGATCCGTCAGATGGAGGACCTTGGAATAGTGGAAGAGCTTCCAGCGCCGCTTTTTGAGCTGGTAATGGCGCGGAAGAAAAATCCGAGCATAACTTTAAAAGAACTTGGACAAACTTTACCGAGACCAATTAGCAAAAGTACGGTAGAATATAGGTGGCGGAAATTAGAAACCATGCTAAGAAAGCAATCAAAGGGGGATGATGCCAATGTACTTAGGAAAGGCAGACGTTAA
- a CDS encoding amylo-alpha-1,6-glucosidase, producing the protein MYLGKADVNTYDKGAGREFLVSNGRGSYGFSTVIGANTRREHGLLVVRPESERQHSVLVSKIEETIFDRNKKYQLSTNRYKDLVYPDGYRYLQEYQGNPFPSILFVIHSILLKKSIFMPHGKECTVIKYELLAAPDKVRLDLCPLFAHRLSDTVCPESGKTEFSVSSDDAHSISVKGRGHASCCSATAGTWSLKPLWFENLIYEQDDRPESAGVDHLWSPGFISNEISEGDVVYVVLSEKPQSFTLKELAAMEKETAERFENILEQANIPALNSAEQDMIVSSYHLVDDRPESIAPIYTGYPSVDTKARDTFISLPGLLLATGREAVAAKTLKYWLEIAEKNGWVMPEKFADDGSCEFGCIDNGLWFVYAADKYLTHHKEADAQDRAAFARAIKEIVEKYISGAAELDAVCDPNMLLRMTSAHPSRYWMNAVAGDEVVVPRKGYLVEVNALWYNALKCAAKYALECGCADSAKKYEEAAEKCAKSFNDTFWSFDMKGLYDSVDPETFKNDGTIRPNQILAASLPFSPLSPEAAQNVVRLCWNELYTTYGLRTLDPRHDKFKGRSEGRLDQRLKARYRGMAWTWLLGQFITAYLKNNPSRKDLGWIFVRPFNSHLRHGCLGGVAELFDGMMPYRPHGDVLSAVSLGELLRVLHENLEVSE; encoded by the coding sequence ATGTACTTAGGAAAGGCAGACGTTAACACCTATGACAAAGGCGCCGGGAGGGAGTTCCTTGTCTCCAACGGGCGCGGAAGCTACGGGTTTTCCACAGTCATAGGGGCGAACACAAGGAGAGAGCACGGCCTTCTCGTAGTGAGGCCTGAAAGCGAAAGGCAGCACTCGGTCCTGGTCAGCAAAATTGAAGAGACCATTTTTGACCGCAATAAGAAATACCAGCTCTCAACGAACCGTTACAAGGATCTGGTTTATCCGGACGGTTACAGGTATCTACAGGAATATCAGGGAAATCCATTCCCAAGTATACTTTTTGTAATTCATAGTATCCTCCTCAAAAAATCGATTTTTATGCCGCATGGAAAAGAATGCACGGTAATAAAGTATGAGCTTTTGGCAGCTCCTGATAAGGTCCGCCTTGATCTGTGCCCGCTCTTCGCCCACAGGCTGAGCGATACTGTATGCCCTGAATCGGGTAAGACCGAATTCAGCGTATCCTCCGACGACGCGCACAGCATCAGCGTAAAGGGCAGGGGACACGCCAGCTGCTGCTCGGCCACGGCCGGCACCTGGTCGCTGAAGCCCCTCTGGTTTGAAAACCTCATCTACGAGCAGGACGACCGTCCAGAATCCGCCGGCGTCGACCATCTGTGGTCGCCGGGATTCATCTCCAACGAGATATCCGAGGGCGACGTGGTCTATGTGGTGCTCTCCGAGAAGCCGCAGAGCTTCACGCTCAAAGAGCTTGCCGCCATGGAAAAAGAGACGGCGGAGAGATTTGAAAATATCCTCGAGCAGGCGAATATACCCGCCCTCAACAGCGCTGAGCAGGATATGATCGTATCCTCGTACCATCTCGTCGACGACCGCCCAGAGAGCATCGCCCCTATCTATACCGGCTATCCCTCAGTCGATACGAAGGCGCGCGACACCTTTATCTCGCTACCCGGACTGCTTCTCGCCACCGGCAGGGAAGCGGTAGCGGCGAAGACGCTAAAATACTGGCTTGAGATCGCCGAGAAAAACGGCTGGGTCATGCCCGAGAAATTCGCCGACGACGGCTCCTGTGAATTTGGCTGCATCGACAACGGACTCTGGTTCGTATACGCGGCGGACAAATACCTCACGCACCATAAAGAGGCTGACGCTCAGGACAGAGCGGCGTTCGCCCGCGCGATAAAAGAGATCGTCGAAAAATATATTTCCGGCGCCGCCGAGCTTGACGCGGTATGCGACCCGAATATGCTCCTCCGCATGACCTCGGCGCATCCATCAAGATACTGGATGAACGCCGTGGCCGGCGACGAAGTCGTTGTTCCGCGCAAGGGATACCTCGTAGAGGTCAACGCCCTTTGGTATAACGCGCTGAAATGCGCCGCAAAATACGCGCTTGAGTGCGGCTGCGCCGATTCGGCGAAAAAGTATGAAGAGGCGGCGGAGAAGTGTGCCAAGTCCTTCAACGATACCTTCTGGAGCTTTGATATGAAAGGCCTCTACGACAGCGTCGATCCGGAGACCTTCAAAAACGACGGCACGATCCGCCCGAACCAGATACTGGCGGCTTCGCTGCCCTTCAGCCCGCTCTCGCCGGAGGCGGCGCAGAATGTGGTGCGCCTCTGCTGGAACGAGCTCTACACGACATACGGACTCCGTACCCTCGACCCGCGCCATGACAAGTTCAAGGGCCGTTCCGAGGGACGCCTGGACCAGCGCCTCAAGGCCCGCTACCGCGGCATGGCCTGGACATGGCTGCTGGGGCAGTTCATCACCGCCTACCTCAAGAACAACCCCTCGCGTAAGGATCTCGGCTGGATATTCGTCCGTCCGTTCAACTCGCACCTGCGCCACGGATGCCTCGGCGGAGTGGCCGAACTCTTCGACGGCATGATGCCCTACCGTCCGCACGGAGACGTCCTCAGCGCCGTATCGCTCGGAGAGCTCCTGCGCGTGCTGCATGAGAACCTTGAGGTCAGCGAATAA
- the gap gene encoding type I glyceraldehyde-3-phosphate dehydrogenase translates to MAKYKVAINGFGRIGRLSLRAFFTNGKDNEFEIVAINDLTPPASLAYLLKYDSVFRRFPGTVEVDGDYLVVNGQRIKALAEPDPAKLPWKEMGVDLVIESTGRYTDANQAKAHIEAGAKKVIISAPAKNHDATIVMGVNEGVYDPKKDNIISNASCTTNCLAPVCKVLQDKFGIKEGLMNTIHAYTNDQKTLDFPHKNLSRGRAAALSIIPTSTGAAKAISEVMPELKGKLNGFALRVPTPDVSVVDLTVVLEKPATVDEVNAAMKEAAEGPLKGILEYEPEDLVSMDFVGDTNSSIFAPMHTMSMGDRMIKLLSWYDNECGYSNRVIDLANYIFKKGL, encoded by the coding sequence ATGGCTAAGTACAAGGTTGCAATCAACGGGTTTGGACGTATCGGACGTCTTTCTCTTCGCGCGTTTTTCACGAACGGGAAAGATAATGAATTTGAAATAGTGGCGATAAACGACCTCACACCGCCGGCATCTCTTGCATATCTGCTTAAGTATGACTCAGTATTCCGCCGTTTCCCCGGCACAGTTGAAGTCGACGGCGACTACCTCGTCGTAAACGGACAGCGGATCAAGGCCCTTGCGGAGCCCGATCCCGCGAAACTGCCCTGGAAAGAGATGGGCGTAGACCTTGTCATAGAGTCGACCGGCCGCTACACGGACGCCAATCAGGCGAAGGCGCACATCGAAGCCGGCGCGAAAAAGGTCATCATCTCGGCTCCCGCCAAGAACCATGACGCCACGATAGTTATGGGTGTCAACGAGGGCGTCTACGATCCTAAGAAAGACAACATCATCTCCAACGCCTCCTGCACGACAAACTGCCTTGCTCCTGTCTGCAAAGTCCTCCAGGACAAGTTTGGCATCAAAGAGGGGCTCATGAACACCATCCACGCATACACGAACGACCAGAAGACGCTCGACTTCCCGCACAAGAACCTCTCGCGCGGCAGAGCGGCGGCCCTTTCGATCATACCGACCAGCACCGGAGCCGCGAAGGCGATCTCCGAGGTCATGCCGGAGCTCAAAGGCAAGCTCAACGGCTTTGCGCTCCGCGTACCGACCCCCGACGTTTCGGTAGTCGACCTCACCGTAGTCCTCGAGAAGCCGGCGACGGTGGACGAAGTCAACGCGGCGATGAAAGAGGCGGCCGAGGGCCCGCTTAAGGGAATACTCGAGTACGAGCCTGAAGACCTCGTGTCGATGGACTTCGTCGGTGACACCAATTCGTCGATATTCGCGCCGATGCACACCATGTCCATGGGAGACAGAATGATAAAGCTCCTCTCATGGTACGATAACGAGTGCGGATACAGCAACAGAGTCATCGACCTCGCGAACTACATCTTCAAAAAGGGACTTTAA
- a CDS encoding phosphoglycerate kinase, translating to MRLKTFSPSEVAGKKVLVRVDFNVPLADGRVSDDTRIKAHLPTLTALREAGAKVALISHLGRPKGTFNLKYTLEPVGEELAKLTGWLVRFVPDCVGEKVDEAVASWRDGEVLLLENVRFYPEEEKNDIEFAKRLTKDFDLFVMDAFSASHRAHASTRAAAELLPSYSGKLIDREITMLSAARDEPKKPFVLILGGAKVSDKIAVVENMLKKVDTILIGGGMAFTFLKAQGKEIGKSLCETEKLDFAARMLDEAAKLGVKIMLPTDVVTAPEFKVDSPASVVSAGAIPADQMGLDIGPATAGLFAKEITAAKTVLWNGPMGVFEMPAFAKGTEAVAKALADATAKGALTVVGGGDSAAAIALFKMEDKVSHVSTGGGASLEFFEGKSLPGIEPYVLD from the coding sequence ATGCGCCTGAAGACCTTTTCACCATCGGAGGTAGCGGGGAAAAAGGTTCTGGTGAGGGTGGACTTCAACGTCCCCCTCGCCGACGGCAGGGTCAGCGACGATACGCGCATCAAGGCCCACCTTCCGACGCTTACGGCTCTGCGTGAGGCGGGCGCGAAGGTTGCCCTGATCTCACATCTCGGCAGGCCGAAGGGAACCTTCAACCTTAAATACACACTGGAACCCGTAGGCGAGGAGCTTGCGAAGCTCACGGGCTGGCTCGTGCGTTTCGTCCCCGACTGCGTGGGTGAAAAGGTTGACGAGGCCGTAGCCTCCTGGAGAGACGGCGAAGTGCTGCTGCTGGAGAACGTCCGTTTCTATCCCGAAGAGGAGAAAAACGACATCGAATTCGCCAAGCGGCTCACAAAGGACTTCGACCTCTTCGTGATGGACGCCTTCAGCGCCTCGCACAGGGCGCACGCCTCGACAAGGGCGGCGGCTGAGCTTCTGCCCTCATATTCAGGCAAACTCATCGACCGTGAGATCACGATGCTCTCCGCGGCGCGCGACGAACCGAAGAAACCCTTCGTCCTCATCCTCGGCGGCGCTAAGGTCTCCGACAAGATAGCGGTGGTGGAGAATATGCTTAAAAAGGTCGATACCATCCTTATCGGCGGCGGCATGGCCTTCACCTTCCTCAAGGCGCAGGGCAAAGAGATCGGTAAATCGCTCTGCGAGACCGAGAAGCTCGACTTCGCGGCCAGGATGCTTGACGAAGCCGCGAAACTAGGTGTAAAGATCATGCTTCCGACGGATGTCGTCACCGCGCCGGAATTCAAAGTCGATTCGCCGGCGTCGGTGGTCTCCGCGGGGGCCATTCCCGCCGATCAGATGGGGCTTGACATCGGTCCAGCGACCGCCGGGCTATTCGCGAAAGAGATAACGGCGGCTAAGACCGTGCTCTGGAACGGACCGATGGGCGTCTTTGAGATGCCGGCCTTCGCTAAGGGCACCGAAGCCGTGGCCAAGGCGCTCGCCGACGCCACCGCAAAGGGCGCGCTGACGGTCGTCGGCGGGGGAGACTCCGCGGCGGCGATAGCTCTCTTCAAAATGGAGGACAAGGTCTCGCACGTCTCCACGGGCGGCGGCGCAAGCCTTGAATTCTTTGAGGGGAAGAGTCTGCCGGGCATCGAGCCCTACGTTTTAGATTAG
- the tpiA gene encoding triose-phosphate isomerase codes for MRRKFIAGNWKMFNGPKATSEFLNKFDAEIKAAPEVQKAVADGKEEIAFFVPAVSLLTAACGAKEMPVIIGAQNTHWEKSGAFTGEISVPMITEIGATHVLIGHSERRHIFREIDEELNKKVHAAVEGGLTAVLCVGETLEERESGKAFEVIKRQFVEGLKGMEGKTVAEKVIVAYEPVWAIGTGKTASDADAEDICKFIRGLAAECYCAKTADELIVLYGGSVKPENTMGIISQPDIDGVLVGGASLKPESFIQIVKNAL; via the coding sequence ATGCGCAGAAAGTTTATCGCGGGCAACTGGAAGATGTTTAATGGCCCGAAGGCCACAAGTGAATTTCTTAACAAGTTCGATGCGGAGATAAAGGCCGCTCCTGAGGTACAAAAGGCCGTTGCCGACGGGAAGGAAGAGATCGCTTTCTTCGTTCCTGCCGTCTCGCTGCTCACCGCCGCCTGCGGCGCTAAAGAGATGCCGGTGATAATCGGCGCGCAGAATACACATTGGGAAAAGAGCGGCGCCTTTACGGGCGAAATATCGGTGCCGATGATCACGGAGATCGGCGCGACGCACGTCCTGATCGGCCACAGCGAGAGACGTCACATCTTCCGCGAAATAGACGAAGAGCTCAACAAAAAGGTGCACGCAGCCGTAGAGGGCGGCCTGACCGCGGTTCTTTGCGTCGGCGAGACGCTTGAGGAACGCGAATCGGGAAAGGCCTTCGAGGTCATCAAGAGACAGTTTGTCGAGGGGCTTAAGGGTATGGAGGGAAAGACCGTCGCTGAAAAGGTGATCGTCGCCTACGAACCCGTCTGGGCCATCGGTACCGGCAAGACTGCCAGCGACGCCGACGCGGAAGATATCTGCAAATTCATACGCGGCCTCGCGGCGGAATGCTACTGTGCAAAGACGGCCGATGAGCTCATCGTACTGTACGGCGGCAGCGTAAAACCTGAAAATACAATGGGCATCATCTCACAGCCGGACATCGACGGTGTGCTTGTCGGCGGAGCCTCGCTCAAACCTGAGAGCTTCATCCAGATAGTAAAGAACGCGCTGTAG
- a CDS encoding 2-dehydropantoate 2-reductase: protein MKIAVLGIGGVGGIVGGALAKNHTETYFYVRGKNLDAIRRRGLMVQSALLGDFTVQPKLAADRAEELGLMDVIFVSCKGYNLRAACESIAPMIKAETLVIPLLNGVIVSDIMRPMLPSCLLADGIIRVFSHLEQPGHIVQSYGPCSVILGMRDGGIPQKLEETAAIVDKAGIGTTLSDDILADSWNKYMMMCGNSVLFCCCDGPAGKVREHPDHMELVRAVAGELIAVAAASGVTMPADMADRYTENFSKLAPKAMSSLYRDLSGGKPPNETELDHIIGRMIELGRQYGVPTPYHKAAYERFAAK from the coding sequence ATGAAAATAGCCGTGCTGGGTATCGGCGGCGTCGGCGGTATCGTCGGCGGCGCGCTGGCAAAAAATCACACAGAGACCTACTTTTACGTGCGAGGGAAAAACCTCGACGCCATACGCCGGAGGGGACTCATGGTACAGTCCGCCCTGCTGGGCGATTTCACGGTGCAGCCTAAGCTCGCCGCGGACAGAGCGGAGGAGCTTGGCCTGATGGACGTCATCTTCGTCTCATGCAAAGGGTACAATCTGAGGGCGGCCTGTGAGTCCATCGCGCCGATGATCAAAGCGGAAACGCTGGTGATACCGCTGCTGAACGGCGTCATCGTCTCCGACATCATGAGGCCGATGCTGCCTTCGTGCCTCCTGGCGGACGGCATCATTCGCGTATTCAGCCATCTGGAACAGCCGGGGCATATAGTGCAGAGCTACGGCCCCTGTAGCGTCATCCTCGGCATGAGGGATGGCGGCATACCACAAAAGCTGGAGGAGACTGCGGCCATCGTCGACAAGGCCGGTATCGGCACCACGTTATCGGACGATATTCTTGCCGACAGCTGGAATAAATATATGATGATGTGCGGCAACAGCGTGCTATTTTGCTGCTGTGACGGACCGGCGGGAAAGGTCCGCGAACATCCCGACCACATGGAGTTGGTACGCGCCGTGGCCGGCGAACTGATCGCGGTTGCGGCGGCCTCCGGAGTTACGATGCCCGCTGATATGGCTGACCGCTATACGGAGAATTTTTCAAAGCTGGCGCCGAAGGCGATGAGCTCGCTTTACCGAGACCTCAGCGGCGGCAAACCGCCAAACGAAACAGAGCTCGACCATATCATCGGCAGGATGATAGAACTTGGACGGCAGTACGGCGTACCGACGCCGTACCACAAGGCCGCCTATGAACGTTTTGCCGCAAAATAA